A genomic region of Trifolium pratense cultivar HEN17-A07 linkage group LG3, ARS_RC_1.1, whole genome shotgun sequence contains the following coding sequences:
- the LOC123912688 gene encoding squalene synthase 2-like — protein MGSLKAILKNPDDLFPLLKLKIAVRNAEKQIPPEPHWGFCYSMLHKVSRSFGLVIQQLGTELRDAVCIFYLVLRALDTVEDDTSIDSDVKVPILIAFHRHIYDNDWHFACGTKEYKVLMDQFHHVSKAFLELGKNYQDAIEDITKRMGAGMAKFICKEVETIDDYDDYCHYVAGLVGLGLSKLFHASGKEDLATDELSNSMGLFLQKTNIIRDYLEDINEIPKSRMFWPRQIWSKYVNKLEDLKYEENSVKAVQCLNDMVTNALLHAEDCLQYMSALRDPPIFRFCAIPQVMAIGTLAMCYNNIEVFRGVVKMRRGLTAKVIDRTKTIADVYGAFFDFASMLESKVDKNDPNATKTLSRLEAVQKTCRESGLLTKRKSYVLGSESRYSSTMIILLVILFSIIFAYLSAHRYNY, from the exons atgGGAAGTTTAAAAGCGATTCTGAAGAATCCAGATGATTTGTTTCCATTGTTGAAGCTCAAAATCGCCGTGAGAAACGCCGAGAAACAGATCCCGCCGGAACCACATTGGGGATTCTGTTACTCAATGCTTCATAAAGTTTCTAGAAGTTTCGGTCTCGTTATTCAACAGCTTGGTACCGAACTTCGTGATGCC GTTTGCATATTCTATTTGGTTCTTCGTGCTCTTGATACCGTTG AGGATGATACTAGCATAGATTCAGATGTCAAGGTTCCAATACTAATAGCTTTTCATCGCCACATCTATGATAATGATTGGCACTTTGCGT GTGGCACGAAGGAGTACAAAGTTCTAATGGATCAATTTCATCATGTTTCAAAGGCTTTTCTGGAACTCGGAAAGAA CTATCAGGATGCAATCGAGGATATTACAAAAAGAATGGGTGCTGGAATGGCCAAATTCATTTGCAAGGAG GTAGAAACAATTGATGACTACGATGATTATTGTCACTATGTGGCAGGACTTGTTGGGCTGGGTTTATCAAAGCTTTTCCATGCCTCTGGTAAAGAAGATCTGGCTACTGACGAACTTTCAAATTCAATGGGTTTGTTTCTTCAG AAAACCAACATTATTCGAGATTATCTGGAAGACATCAACGAGATACCAAAGTCACGTATGTTTTGGCCACGGCAGATTTGGAGCAAATATGTTAACAAACTTGAG GACTTGAAATATGAGGAAAACTCCGTTAAGGCTGTGCAATGCTTAAACGACATGGTCACTAATGCCTTGCTGCATGCTGAAGATTGCTTACAATACATGTCTGCATTACGAGACCCCCCTATATTTCGGTTTTGTGCTATTCCTCAG GTTATGGCAATTGGAACACTTGCAATGTGCTACAACAACATCGAGGTCTTCAGAGGTGTAGTTAAAATGAGGCGAG GTCTAACTGCCAAAGTCATTGACCGAACAAAGACTATAGCTGATGTCTATGGTGCTTTCTTTGATTTTGCTTCCATGTTGGAGTCCAAG GTTGACAAAAATGATCCCAATGCAACAAAAACATTGAGCAGGCTGGAAGCTGTACAGAAAACTTGCAGAGAATCTGGTCTCCTAACCAAAAG GAAATCTTACGTTTTGGGGAGTGAGAGCAGATATAGCTCAACCATG ATTATCTTACTGGTCATCTTGTTTTCCATAATTTTTGCTTATCTCTCTGCACACCGTTATAATTATTAA